CGCTCGTCAGTACGACTCGACCGCGAGCCCGGGGATACGGGCAAAATCGGCGTCTCGGCTCACCAGGACGTGATGATGGGTCAGGCAGACGGCCGCGATCATCACATCGAGCATCGGTAGCGGGGTCCCTTGACGGCGCAACTCCGCCCGAAGCCGTCCGGCCAACACTCCGGACTCGGAATCGAGCGGCAGCACGTCCCGCCCCCCCACGAGCCCGAGCGCT
This genomic stretch from Thermoplasmata archaeon harbors:
- a CDS encoding type II toxin-antitoxin system VapC family toxin, whose translation is MARCLDTSFLIDVLRGHPGAVAKAKLFDSEGEVLFLPAPVVAEFLDGAYHVGGSYLREALGLVGGRDVLPLDSESGVLAGRLRAELRRQGTPLPMLDVMIAAVCLTHHHVLVSRDADFARIPGLAVESY